In the genome of Fibrobacter succinogenes, the window CATTCAATATGCTTATGTAGCGCGCAACATGATGTTCAAAAAGCTGTTCTACAGAAGCATCAGTGCAATCATTCCATCGGGTATTATCGGCATATCATTAGCGTTCAACGGCTTTGGAGTATGGGCTCTCGTCGCCCAACAGCTATCGAACTCGGCAATATCAGTCATCATCATGTGGTACACAGTTCCCTGGAGGCCCAAACGTCAGTTTTCCTTACAGCGCCTGAAAGGGTTATTTTCCTTCGGATGGAAGCTGTTGCTTTCGTCTATATTGGATACGGTTTATTCGCAAATTCAGGGAATAGTCATCGGCAAGATGTTTTCGCCGGCAAGTCTCGCCTTTTATGATCGCGGAAGCCACTTCCCTTACCTAATCGTCAACAACATAAATAACTCCATTCAATCGGTTATGCTGCCGTCACTTTCTGCATACCAAGACGATAGGCCTCAAGTAAAAAAGATGATGAGACGAGCAATCGTCACAAGTTCGTTTTTAATTATACCAATGATGGCTGGACTAGCAGCGATTGCAGAACCTCTAGTACTTATTATTCTTGGGGACCAATGGCTACCATGCGTTCCCTTCGTACGTATTTTCTGTTTTTTCTACGCATTCTACCCCATCCACACATCTAATTTATCAGCAATAAACGCATTGGGCCGTAGTGACATTTTTCTCAAGCTGGAAATCATCAAAAAAACATATGGTCTAGCCATACTTATCGGTTTTATTTTATACTTCAGAACCCCAATCGGCATCGCATATGGAACAGCCCTTTGCGCTGTAATAGCCTCTTTCGTCAACGCAGCACCAAACAAGAAGCTCCTCGATTACAGTTATTTTGAACAGCTAAAAGACATCGCACCTTCCATTCTTTTAGCGGCAATCATGACAGTCATCATAGCAAGCCTGACCTACCTGCATTTCAACAACTATTTGACCATCATTTTGCAGATTGCCATTGGATGTTTAACCTACTTCGGACTGGCCAAAATACTACATTTTGAATGTTTGGACTACCTGATCAAAACAGTTGCCGATTTCAAGAGAAAACATGGAAAATAAAGAAATTACAGTTACATCGCCACTTCTCCCGAACTTGGACGATTTCATCCCCTTTCTCAAAGATATTTGGGATCGTAAATGGCTTACGAACAACGGCCATTACCATAAGGAGCTTGAAAAGGCCTTAGCCGAATACTTGGGTGTCGAATACCTGAGCCTATTCACAAACGGAACGCTCCCTTTGATTACGGCACTGCAAGCAATGCGTGTTACAGGCGAAGTCATCACAACACCTTATAGTTTTGTGGCAACAACTCATTCCATCTGGTGGAACGGTCTCAAGCCAGTCTTTGTCGATGTCGATGAAGAAACCGGCAACCTTGATCCAGAAAAGATTGAAGCAGCCATAACACCACATACAACAGCGATTATGCCTGTCCATGTTTATGGAACGCCCTGCAACACAAAGCGCATTCAGGAAATTGCCGACATATACGGTCTGAAGATTATCTACGATGCCGCCCACGCTTTTGGTGTACGCATCAACGGTGAATCGCTACTGAAAGCCGGCGATATGAGTACGCTCAGTTTCCACGCCACAAAAGTATACAACACTATTGAAGGTGGCGCCCTAGTCTGCCACGATGCAGCCACCAAGAAACGAATCGACTACCTGAAAAATTTCGGCTTTGCAGGCGAGACTACCGTTGTAGCCCCCGGAATCAACAGCAAAATGGACGAAATTCGTGCCGCTTACGGTCTATTAAACTTGAGACAAGTCGACGGAGCCATTGCAAATAGAAAGGCCATCGCAGAAAAATACCGAGCAGCACTAAAAGACATTCCTGGAATCCGCACCCTCAAGGATTCCGAAGGGGTTCGTCACAATTACGCCTACTTCCCCATTTTCATAAACGAAGAAGAATATGGCATGAGCCGCGATGCATTATACGAAACACTTAAAACACATGACATCTACGGGCGTCGTTACTTCTATCCTCTCATAAGCACATTCAGTGCCTACAAAGGACTGGAATCAGCAAATCCAGCCAACCTTCCTGTAGCCCACAAGCTAGCAAACCAGGTATTGTGTCTCCCCATGTTTGCTGATTTGGATAATGAAGGCGTGAATCGAGTTATAAACGTTATACAAAAAAAGAAATAAATTCCATTTTTGAGCTATTATGAAAAAAAACATTCTTGTTTTCCCATGTGGCTCCGAAATAGCCCTTGAAATTTATAGATCAGTCAAGAATTCGACTCACTTTAATCTCATTGGCGCAAGTTCCGTTGACGACCACGGTAAATTTGTCTTCGAGAACTACGTAGATGGCCTCCCTTTTATCACGGCACCGAACTTTATTCCCTCCATAAAAAAGGTCGTTGCCGACTATAACATCGATGCAATCTACCCGGCCATGGACGCCGTCATCGAAATATTGAAGAAGAACGAGGCCGAAATCGGATGCAAGGTCATCGCTCCTGATACCGAAACCACACAGATATGCCTTTCGAAGTCCAGGACCTATGAAACTTTAAAAAATTACGTTAGGACTCCAAAAGTTTTTTCAAGAGACGAACTACAATCACCCGAAGCGGCAAACATGTTTCCTATTTTCGCAAAACCAGATATTGGTTACGGAAGCCGCGGCGCAAAAAAGCTCAACTCCATTGCTGAAATGAAAACTCACTTGAGTCAATACCCATCCTGCATCTTAGTTGAGTTTTTGCCAGGTAAGGAATTTACAGTAGACTGTTTTTCCGATAGCAACGGAAAGCTTCTATTTGCCGCCCCTAGAGAACGTAGCCGAATCATGAATGGCATTAGCGTCAATACAAAGCCGGTTGACGACAACGGCGAATTTTTACAGATTGCCGAAAAAATTAA includes:
- a CDS encoding ATP-grasp domain-containing protein, giving the protein MKKNILVFPCGSEIALEIYRSVKNSTHFNLIGASSVDDHGKFVFENYVDGLPFITAPNFIPSIKKVVADYNIDAIYPAMDAVIEILKKNEAEIGCKVIAPDTETTQICLSKSRTYETLKNYVRTPKVFSRDELQSPEAANMFPIFAKPDIGYGSRGAKKLNSIAEMKTHLSQYPSCILVEFLPGKEFTVDCFSDSNGKLLFAAPRERSRIMNGISVNTKPVDDNGEFLQIAEKINTAIKFRGAWFFQVKRDANGELTLLEVASRFGGSSSLFRAQGVNFALMSIFDAFDIPVGILRNKYNVELDRALDNKYKIDINYNEVFVDFDDCIYLEKKIVNDALMAFLYRCINSNIKVTMLSRHDDEKLGKLDELLDKLRIRQIFDRIIHLDPSQKKIDFIDNINSIFIDDSFAERKAVADKFNIPVFSLDMIEAL
- a CDS encoding lipopolysaccharide biosynthesis protein encodes the protein MPSKATIISSLIWKFLERIGIQGTQFVVSIILARLLAPESFGLVAIVTIIIAIANVFIQSGLGTALIQKKNADDLDFSSVFYTSLFLAAIIYGIIFFTTPFIADFYNNEALIPIIRVLTLTLFIGVFNSIQYAYVARNMMFKKLFYRSISAIIPSGIIGISLAFNGFGVWALVAQQLSNSAISVIIMWYTVPWRPKRQFSLQRLKGLFSFGWKLLLSSILDTVYSQIQGIVIGKMFSPASLAFYDRGSHFPYLIVNNINNSIQSVMLPSLSAYQDDRPQVKKMMRRAIVTSSFLIIPMMAGLAAIAEPLVLIILGDQWLPCVPFVRIFCFFYAFYPIHTSNLSAINALGRSDIFLKLEIIKKTYGLAILIGFILYFRTPIGIAYGTALCAVIASFVNAAPNKKLLDYSYFEQLKDIAPSILLAAIMTVIIASLTYLHFNNYLTIILQIAIGCLTYFGLAKILHFECLDYLIKTVADFKRKHGK
- a CDS encoding DegT/DnrJ/EryC1/StrS aminotransferase family protein → MENKEITVTSPLLPNLDDFIPFLKDIWDRKWLTNNGHYHKELEKALAEYLGVEYLSLFTNGTLPLITALQAMRVTGEVITTPYSFVATTHSIWWNGLKPVFVDVDEETGNLDPEKIEAAITPHTTAIMPVHVYGTPCNTKRIQEIADIYGLKIIYDAAHAFGVRINGESLLKAGDMSTLSFHATKVYNTIEGGALVCHDAATKKRIDYLKNFGFAGETTVVAPGINSKMDEIRAAYGLLNLRQVDGAIANRKAIAEKYRAALKDIPGIRTLKDSEGVRHNYAYFPIFINEEEYGMSRDALYETLKTHDIYGRRYFYPLISTFSAYKGLESANPANLPVAHKLANQVLCLPMFADLDNEGVNRVINVIQKKK